In the Acanthopagrus latus isolate v.2019 chromosome 23, fAcaLat1.1, whole genome shotgun sequence genome, one interval contains:
- the LOC119014216 gene encoding complement C1q-like protein 2: protein MRKAAVLFLAFSCCVCNAQVNENNDKVDQCSGSTGCFETCSLNCVTQSLGALGKTVTNMAEKVTHLETKLQKAENDVLELRSLIGGTPQVAFSAALRDSGSGNIGPFSTATPLKYKRVFSNTGNSYNPSTGIFTAVVKGTYFFRFSMFNNLDPVPNSVASLMKNGVRLTSVWDTSGSDANDMGSNAVVIALEVGDNVYVELPANRVLYDDAMNYNTFSGFLLFTT, encoded by the exons ATGAGGAAGGCTGCAGTCCTGTTTCTGGCGTTCAGCTGCTGTGTATGTAATGCACaagttaatgaaaacaatgacaaagtCGATCAGTGCTCAGGATCAACTGGCTGCTTTGAAACCTGCTCCCTCAATTGCGTGACTCAGAGCCTGGGAGCGTTGGGAAAGACGGTCACAAACATGGCAGAAAAAGTGACACACCTTGAGACTAAGTTGCAAAAGGCTGAAAACGATGTCCTGGAACTGCGGAGCCTGATTGGAG GCACACCTCAGGTGGCCTTTTCTGCAGCTCTCCGGGATTCTGGCAGTGGAAATATTGGACCATTCTCCACTGCTACCCCACTGAAGTATAAGAGGGTCTTCTCCAACACTGGCAATAGCTACAATCCCTCAACAG GCATTTTCACAGCAGTGGTCAAGGGAACGTACTTCTTTCGATTCTCCATGTTCAACAACCTCGATCCTGTTCCCAACTCTGTTGCGAGCCTCATGAAAAATGGCGTGCGGCTGACATCTGTCTGGGACACCTCAGGGTCTGACGCAAACGACATGGGCAGTAACGCTGTGGTCATCGCCCTTGAGGTGGGAGACAATGTGTATGTGGAGCTCCCGGCAAACAGGGTACTCTACGATGATGCCATGAACTACAACACCTTCAGTGGTTTTCTGCTCTTCACTACATAA